GAATTATCCATACTTCATGGCGCGTATCGTCAATGCTAAGGCTTTTGTGGAGAACATGACCTTCAATATGCCGGAGGGTGACCGGGAGCGGGTGCTTTATATTGAAGATAAGCATGCGGTCTGGAACAACGGGTTATGGCGGTGGACTGTGTCGGAGCAGGGGGAGGCGACGCTTACCCGGATTCAGGGCGAGCGCTCAGAGGCTGGCCTTGAATGCAGTATCGGCACGCTTACAGTGCTGCTAATGGGATACAAACGTCCGCTTCAGGCGGCCGGATACGAACAATTATCCGGGACTGCTGAGGCGATAGCTTGGCTTGAAGCGCTGATTCCGCAGGCCGAGACGGCATTATTCGATTTTTTCTGACAGTGAACGGCTCCTCCCCTTCCCTCGGAAGCGGAGGAGCTTTCCTATACATAACGCCCCAATTCAGTGAACTAAGCAGGCAACCGGAATACAATACAGCCAAAAAGTAAAAAATAAGAGTAACCCCTTGGAATTCAGTGAGAATATGTTATAATATGAAAAAGTCAAAGAAAGTCAAAGTCAACGCAGGCCGGATATCATCGTTCTCAGGAATGTAACATTTAGAGAAAAAGCGCAGTGCAGAGGCTATTACAGCCGATTCTTATTGCATTGCCCGGTTTAAGTTCTTAAGAGCATGTCTCTGACGGCAGGCGTTGGCGCAGCACAGATTTAACCAATGCTTACACACTGGAGGATGAGTGATGCGTAATATCTCCGATATTATTGAACAATATCTGAAGAATATTTTGCATGAAAGTCCCGAAGGTACGGTGGAAATTCAGCGCAATGATCTGGCGGACCAGTTCTCCTGTGTCCCGTCACAGATCAATTACGTCATCAGTACACGGTTCACATTGGAAAAGGGATATGTGGTGGAGAGCAAACGCGGCGGTGGCGGATATATCCGGATTCAGCGCTATGAGCTGCCTCAGAATGTAGCCTTATACGCACATCTGAACTCCACGATAGGGAATGATATTGATCAGAATTCTGCCGAAGGGCTGATTTATCAGCTGGAGGAGGCCCGTTTCCTCTCCAAACGTGAAGCGTGTCTAATGCGGTCTGCGGTTTCCCGGGAATGCCTGACGGTTAATCTGCCGTACCGGGATGAGATTCGTGCCAAGCTTATGAAGGCTATGCTAATCTCTTTATTGGGCAAATAATTTGTCAAATGGTAAGGAGGGACACCGCTTATGCTATGCCAGGAATGCGGCGTCAAACCGGCAACACTCCACTTCACGAAGATCGTGAACGGGGAGAAGACGGAATTTCATATTTGCGAAAGCTGTGCGCGGGAGAAGGGTGAACTGATTCCCGGAACTGCGGGAGGCTTCTCTATCCACAGCTTGCTTTCCGGTCTTCTGGATCTGGAAGGCCCGGGCAAGGGCAAATCAGCGGCAGCACAAAGTGTGCAGGGTCTGCATTGTGAAAACTGCGGCATGACCTATTCACAGTTCAGCAAGCTGGGACGGTTCGGCTGCAGCTCCTGCTATAAGTATTTCGACAGTACGCTTGACCCGCTCTTCAGACGGGTGCATGGCAGTACAGCACATGTCGGCAAGCTTCCCAAACGGGCTGGAGCACAGATTATGTGCAAGCGCCAGATTGATGAGCTGAAGCAGGAATTACAGCAGAGTATTGTGCAGGAGGAGTTCGAGACCGCAGCTGAGCTGAGGGACAGAATCCGCAAGCTTGAAAAAGAAATGCCACAAGAGTAAAGTCTTTGATATATAGGGGGGATCAGGCATGTCAAGTCTCCGGTATACCGAACAAGCACTTAGTGAATGGATGCGCTGCGGCGGCAGTCATTCGGAGATTGTCATCAGCAGCCGTATGCGTATCGCCCGTAATCTGGAGCATCTTCCGTTCCCGCTACTCGCTTCAACAGAGCAGTCGGAGGAGGTGCTGGAGCAGCTTGCCCCTGTATTTCAGGGTGATGCCGCTGCAGGTTTCGGCAGCTTTGAACTGCTGAGACTGGATGAGCTGGGTGAGCTGGACAAAAAAGTGCTGGTGGAAAAGCACCTTATCAGTCCTAATCTGGCGGATGATTCCAAAGGCGGGGCAGTCATTCTTAATGAGGACGAGTCGGTCAGCATTATGATTAATGAGGAGGATCATCTCCGCATTCAATGTCTGTTCCCTGGGCTGCAGGTCAGAGAAGCATGGGTTAGGGCAACCGCCATCGATGATATTTTCGAGGCTGCTGTCAATTACGCCTTCGATGACCGCAGAGGATACTTAACAAGCTGTCCCACCAATGTGGGAACAGGACTAAGAGCTTCGGTTATGGTCCATCTGCCAGCATTGGTGATGACTCATCAGATCAACCGCATTTTATCCGCAGTCAATCAGGTGGGGCTTACCGTTAGAGGAATTTATGGTGAAGGCAGCGAAGCAGTAGGGAATATCTTTCAGATCTCGAACCAGATTACGCTGGGACAGACCGAAAGTGAGATTATTGAGAATCTTCACAGTGTAGTCACCCAGATTATAGAGCATGAGCGGAATGCGCGTGAACGCCTGCTGGCGGATTCCGCATTGCGGATTACTGACCGTATCAAGCGCTCCTACGGAATTTTGGCCTATGCTGCTGTGATGGAACTGAAAGAATCGGCACAGCGGCTCTCCGATCTGCGGCTTGGTGTAGATCTGGGGATTCTGGAAGGGCCTTCGATTTCAGTGCTCAATGAGCTGAATGTCAAGACTCAGCCTGGCTTTCTGCAAAAGCTGTTCGGTGACGAGCTGTCGCCTACTGAACGCGATATGTACCGGGCGAAGCTGCTCCGGGAGACACTGGGATCACAACATTAATTATAGATATTTATTATCCGTGGAGGTGCAGGAGATATGATGTTTGGAAGATTTACGGAACGCGCACAAAAGGTGCTGGCGCTGGCGCAGGAAGAAGCCGTACGTTTGGGACACAACAACATTGGGACAGAGCATATTTTACTCGGACTGATTCGTGAAGGAGACGGCATTGCCGCTAAGGCATTGATCGGACTTGGTCTGGGTCTGGAGAAGATACAAGATGAAGTGGAAACGCTGATTGGCAGAGGTCAGGAACAACCGACCAACATCGCTTATACTCCTCGTGCCAAGAAGGTGATTGAGCTGTCTATGGACGAAGCCCGCAAGCTGGGTCACACGTATGTGGGAACAGAGCATATCCTGCTCGGTCTGATCCGTGAGGGAGAGGGCGTAGCAGCCCGTGTGCTGAACAATCTCGGCATTAGCCTGAACAAGGCCCGCCAGCAGGTATTACAGCTCCTGGGCAGCAGTGAAGCCACCTCCAGTCACAGCGGAGCTCCGGCTAACGTCAGTACGCCAACATTGGACGGCCTGGCCCGCGATCTGACGGCTTATGCCAAGGACGGTAATCTCGATCCTGTGATCGGCCGCAGTAAGGAAATTGAGCGTGTCATTCAGGTGCTCAGCCGCCGGACCAAGAATAATCCGGTATTGATCGGTGAGCCTGGGGTCGGTAAAACGGCGATTGCCGAAGGTCTGGCCCAAAAGATCATCAACAATGAAATCCCGGAGACACTGCGCGACAAACGTGTCATGACCCTCGATATGGGTTCTGTAGTGGCCGGTACTAAATATCGCGGGGAGTTCGAAGACCGCCTCAAAAAAATTATGGATGAGATTCGTCAAGCAGGCAATATCGTGCTCTTCATCGATGAATTGCATACGCTGATCGGAGCGGGTGGTGCGGAAGGCGCCATCGACGCCTCCAACATACTGAAGCCTGCCCTGGCCCGTGGTGAGCTGCAGTGCATCGGTGCTACAACGCTTGATGAATATCGCAAATATATTGAGAAGGACGCTGCCTTGGAACGCCGCTTCCAGCCGATCACGGTGGATCAGCCTTCGCCTACAGAAGCTGTTCAGATCCTGTTCGGCCTGCGCGACCGCTATGAAGCCCACCACCGGGTGAAGATTACGGACGAAGCTATTGTAGAAGCCGTAAAGCTGTCGGACCGCTACATTCCAGACCGCTTCCTGCCCGACAAAGCGATTGACCTGATCGATGAAGCGGGCTCCAAGGTAAGACTGAATTCTTACACGATTCCGCCGAATCTGAAGGAACTCGAAATGCGTCTGGATGATATCCGTAAGGAGAAGGATTCTGCAGTACAGAGCCAGGAGTTTGAGAAGGCTGCTGCACTGCGCGATACCGAGCAGAAGATTCGTGAAGAGCTGGATACTACGAAGAATCAGTGGAAAGAAAAGCAGGGCCGCACCGATTCCCAGGTTACACCTGAGGATATCGCACAGGTGGTTGCCAGTTGGACCGGCATTCCGGTCAGCAAGCTGAAGGAAGAAGAGACAGACCGCCTGCTGAATATGGAAGCTCTGCTGCATGAACGTGTTATCGGCCAGGATGAGGCCGTTAAGGCGGTAAGCCGGGCACTCCGCCGGGCGCGTGCGGGCCTGAAGGACCCGAAACGTCCGATGGGCTCCTTCATCTTCCTCGGACCTACCGGGGTTGGTAAAACCGAGCTGGCGCGCGCGCTTGCCGAAGCAATGTTTGGTGACGAGAATGCGGTAATCCGTATCGACATGTCAGAGTACATGGAGAAGCATTCCACCTCCCGACTGGTCGGAGCGCCTCCAGGGTATGTTGGCTATGAAGAAGGCGGACAATTGACAGAGAAGGTGCGCCGCAAGCCGTACTCGGTTGTACTGCTGGATGAGATCGAGAAGGCCCACCCTGAAGTGTTCAACATTCTGCTGCAGGTGCTGGAAGACGGCCGTCTGACCGATTCCAAAGGCCGCGTGGTCGATTTCCGCAATACCCTGATTATTCTGACCTCGAATGTCGGGGCACAGGCGATCAAGAAGAATTCAACACTCGGATTCACGGCTGTTCAAGATGCAGGCGCCGATTACACCAATATGAAGGGCAAGGTTATGGAAGAGCTGAAGAAGAGCTTCCGGCCTGAGTTCCTGAACCGGATCGATGAGATTATTGTCTTCCACTCTCTGGAGGAGAAGCATATCGCAGAGATCGTTACCCTGATGTCCGACGAGCTGCGCAAGCGTCTGCGTGAGCATGATGTAGACTTCCTGCTCACCGACGGCGCCAAAGCGTTCCTGGCCAAAGAGGGTTATGATCCGGCCTTCGGTGCCCGTCCGCTCCGCCGGGCGATTCAGAAGCATATCGAAGACCGCCTCTCCGAAGAGCTGCTCAAAGGTAACATCAAGAAGGGGGATTCCCTGAGCATAGATGAGGTGAACGGCGAACTGGTCGTAACCACCGTTGAAGCACCGGCCGAGGTCTCCCTGGAGAAAACAGTCGAAACTGAATAATTGTACCGGAAAATGAAACAAAGCTCCCGCTCCTCCGTATAGAGGGGCGGGAGCTTTGTTTGTTTACGCCCCTCAGGCATACCTAAACCCGCCTAAAAAAAGACGCAAATGAAAAGTAGATCTTAAGTGACCTTCCGTTCAGTGTGCAGAAATGGTAAACTTTGAATAAGAGTAAAATATCCGCAATTTTAGCAAGTTCGGACGGTAAGGAGTACACATGGCTAAACCTAAAACAAAATTTTTCTGTACCGAATGCGGCTATGAATCACCGAAATGGTTCGGGAAGTGCCCGGGGTGCCAGGAATGGAACTCAATGGTAGAGGAAACGGAAAGCGTCGTCAAAACACAAGGCATGAATGCACCTATTTTTCAGAGTAAAGAAAAGGCGCAATCGATCATAAATATAGAAAGTGACAAGGAGCCGCGTATTCTGACGGGCATCGGTGAGCTTAACCGCGTGCTTGGCGGCGGGATCGTCCCCGGCTCGCTGGTGTTGGTTGGAGGCGACCCCGGAATCGGGAAATCGACACTGCTGCTGCAGACCTCGCATGCCTTGACTACACAAGGGCTGCGCGTGCTGTATATTTCGGGGGAAGAATCCGTGCGGCAGACGAAGCTGCGGGCTGACCGCCTCGGAGCGCTCTCTGCAGAATTGTACGTTCTATGTGAGACGAACATGGAGAGCATTGAGGAAGCAATTGAGCAGATTCAACCTCAATTTTTGGTCATTGACTCGATTCAGACTGTATTTATGCCGGAAGTAACCAGTGCGCCGGGCAGTGTAGCACAGGTGCGGGAATGTACGACAAGATTCATGCGGATTGCTAAGATCCGGGGAATTGCTACGGTGCTTGTAGGGCATGTAACTAAGGAAGGCGCTATTGCCGGCCCGCGTATGCTGGAGCATATGGTGGATTGTGTCCTTTATTTTGAAGGGGAACGCCATCATACGTACCGTCTGCTGCGGGCGGTGAAGAACCGTTTCGGCTCCACCAACGAGATCGGGATCTTTGAAATGGGGGAAATCGGGCTGACCGAGGTGGAGAACCCGTCGGAGCTGTTCCTGTCCGAGCGTCCGCTCGGAGTGGCCGGATCTGCAGTGGTAGCCAGCATGGAGGGCACAAGACCCGTTCTTGTTGAATTGCAGGCGCTGGTTGCTTCGACACATTTCCCTTCGCCCCGCAGAATGTGCACAGGTATGGATCATCAACGGATGGCGCTGATCATAGCTGTACTGGAGAAGCGGATGGGCATGTTCCTGCAGAATCAGGACGCTTACCTCAACGTTGCGGGAGGGGTGAAGCTGGATGAGCCGGCGGTGGATTTGGCTGTTGCCATCAGCATTGCCTCGAGTTTCCGTGATTTCCCGACCAAGCCGTATGATGTGTTTTTCGGGGAGGTAGGGCTTACCGGTGAGGTGAGAGGGGTATCACGCGCAGAGATGCGGGTGAAAGAGGCGGCCAAGCTTGGCTTCCGGCGGGTCATTATGCCCGAGAAGAGTCTGAAGGGCTGGAAGCATCCGCAGGATATCCAGATTATAGGCGTCAGCACAGTAGCACAGGCACTAGCGGTCGCGTTAGATTAGGGGGCACAGGGACATGAAAGAATATAATCCATCAGATAATATGAATGATCTGCTTAGAATGGCCGCACCCGGAACACCCTTCCGGGAAGGGCTGGAGAATGTGCTTCGCGCGAAGACCGGGGCACTGATTGTTGTCGGATATAGTCCGGAAGTTATGGCGGTTGTCGATGGCGGCTTCTCCATTAACTGCGATTTTTCACCAAACTATTTATACGAGCTGGCCAAAATGGACGGAGCGATTATTCTGAGCGAGGATCTGAAGCGGATTCTGTACGCCAATACGCAGCTGATTCCCGATTCCTCCATCTCTTCCATCGAGACAGGAATCCGGCACCGGACCGCTGAACGTGTAGCGAAGCAGACCGGCAAGCTCGTCGTTTCCATTTCCCAGCGCCGGAATATTATTACGCTGTATCAGGGCTCCATCCGTTACGCGCTCAAGGAAATCGGTTCTATTCTGGCCAAGGCCAACCAGGCGATTCAGACCCTGGAGAAGTACAGAGCCGTTCTGACACAAGGGCTTACGAACCTGTCCGCTTCGGAATACGAAGGGATTGTGACGGTGGCCGAAGTCGTCGGTGTGATCCAGCGCGTGGAAATGGTGCTGAGAATCAAAATGGAAATTAAACGTTACATCAACGAGCTTGGCAATGAAGGCCGGCTGATCAGCATGCAGATGGAAGAATTGGTTGGAAATACAGAGGAAGAAGCATGGTTGCTGTACAGAGACTATGCAAGAGAAGAGCAGGAGGAGAAGATCCGTGAGATCATTGCCGGGCTGAAGCGCAGCAGCGATGATGAACTGATGGATGACAACCATATTGCCCGCCTGCTGGGCTATTCCTCGACAGCCATTTCCTCCGAAGAAGCTGTGACTCCGCGCGGTTACCGCCTGCTGAACAAAATTCCAAGGCTGCCGAATGTGATCATCCACAATTTGGTGGAACGCTTCGAAATGCTGCCTAACCTGATGAGGGCAAGCATAGCTGAGCTTGATGAAGTAGACGGCATTGGCGAGGTCCGCGCACGCAATATTCAGGACGGGCTGAAGCGGCTCCAGAAACAAGTTCTTATTGACAGACAAATGTAAATACCATACAATCACGTAATGTTGTAGTCCCATGCAGTACAAGTAGGAAAATTGAGGTGAAGAAATGATACAAAAATCAATTCCAAGTCTTTTTACGATTGGTAATCTGATGCTTGGAATGTTTGGTATCATGATGGCGTTTGACGGCAAGCTGAGCATGGCCGCTATCATGGTGATTATCGCGATGCTGCTCGATGGGCTGGATGGCCGTATGGCCCGTGCGCTGAAGTGTGAGAGTGAATTCGGCAAGGAGCTGGATTCTTTATCCGATGTAGTTTCGTTCGGAGTCGCACCGGCGCTGATTATGTATTTAACAAGTCTGCAGGAGCTGAATCCTGCACTGGGATGGACGGTCACAGCGATCTTCCCTGTATTCGGAGCCTTACGTCTGGCCCGGTTCAATGTCCGCCCGGGGATTCCGGGATATTTCGTAGGATTGCCGATTCCTGCTGCGGGCGGAGTTCTGGCCACGCTTGCACTTTTCCATAAAGATGTATCTGCACCATTCATGATTGTTGCTACCTTGCTGCTGTCGTATCTGATGGTCAGCACAGTGAAGTATCCCAATTTCAAGAAGATCGGTTTTCCAAAAAAAGCGGTTATAGGCGCACCTGTAGTTATCGTGATTGCTGTAGCTGTTGCGGTGGTCTTCCCTGAACAGATTGCCAAGCTGATCTTTGGACTGCTGGCGCTGTATGCCTTGTATGGCTTCAGACAGAGCTTAGGACTATTTAAGGTACGGCGGCAACGCCGCCGCAGAAGACGCGCGGAAGATAAGGTATATCATTCTAAGAACGGTTAGCCCTTCTTCAGAACTTATTTCATTCATAGACCGGTAAGTACAAAAGGCATTGCCTTTCCTGAATATCAGGAGAGTGCAATGCCTTTTTGCTGCCTGAGGGAAGGGAAGTACACGGAATACGGTTCCCCCCTGAGCTGGCGGAATGGATGAAGGAGAGCGCGGACGGTCTGCTCAGGACAAGTTGAACAACCCGAGTGTTGCGCATTTCTGCGATTCCTTGGCGACAACCTCGTCCATATTGATAGCAAGCAAATTGCAGAGTGCAGACATGTAGAACAGCTCGCGGCCCAACTCGGAGCCAATGACCTCCCGGCAGTTCTCACACAGCTCTCCTGCCAGATGAGTCCCGGCAAGCTCTTTGGCTTGCTCAAGCCCTAGAGTAGGCTCGAAGACCTGCTTGGTGGCGTGCAGCTGAATGCAGCCGCATTCGGTAATGGCTTTGACGACAGCCCGGTTGACGGAAGCACTGCTCTGTCCGTTCTTGGACATGACATCCAGAAGACTACGGTGACGGAGCAGCAGTTCGGAGACTTGATCCTGGAAGGCCTGTAAACTTGGTGCGCTCATTTTCCATTCACCCCTGGGTTCGAATTGAATTCATTATATGCCAGGGCCTCCCTCATTTTCAACCAGGAATAGCAGTTTACGGCAACAGAGCCGGACGAAATTCGGGGCTTGCAGAAAAAATAACGCTCCCCCGGATTATTGTCCTAAAAATTGGAACATACTGGTGAGGTATAGAGGATTGATGGATGAATAAAAGGAGGTGCGAGGTTATGTGGAAAAAGTCTGTTTTGATACTTGCCGGGTGTTGTGGAGCCTGGTCCGGTTATTCGCTATATCACGCGGCAGAGAGAGGGTTCCCGGTAGGCCTTGGGAAACTGGAGAATAGCTTGCCTATGGAAGGAAGTATTTTGTTTGCGGTGCTGGGTGCCATTATTTTTCTGATTGCGGGGACTTTATGCGCGGAATGGGCAAGTTCAAAGCTGCGGGAGATGGTTGCGTATTGCTCGCGTATCCCGATGAATGAGCTTGCTGCAGGCGCAGCAGGGCTTACGGGAGGTCTGCTGCTGTCTCTGCTGCTGTATCCCGCTATGTCCTGGCTGGGCAAAGCAGGGGAGCTGCTGCAGGTAGCTGCTACGCTTGCTCTGGGCTATATGGGCCTGCGGATCGGGCTGGAAAAGAAGGAGGAGCTGGCTTCGCTCTGGAACACCGGACGCTGGGCACGCGCTGCTGAACCTGAGGAGCGTGGAACTCAGGAGCATAAAATCCTCGATACCAGCGTGATTATTGACGGGCGGATTGCTGACATCTGTAAAACGGGCTTCATCGAAGGTACGATTGTTATTCCTGAGTTCGTACTGGAGGAGCTGCAGCATATTGCGGATTCATCGGATTTGCTGAAGCGTAACCGCGGACGCAGAGGGCTTGATATTCTGAATAAGATTCAGAAAGAACTGGACGTTAAGGTGCTGATCTATGAAGGGGATTTCGAGGAGATCTCGGAAGTGGACAGCAAGCTGGTCAAGCTGGCGAAAGTACTGCACGGCAAGGTCGTCACCAACGACTTCAACCTTAACAAGGTATGTGAGCTCCAGGGTGTGTCGGTGCTGAATATTAATGACTTGGCAAATGCAGTGAAGCCGGTGGTTCTGCCGGGCGAAGAGATCATTGTTCAGGTCATTAAGGACGGCAAAGAACATGGACAAGGCGTAGCCTATCTGGACGATGGCACGATGATTGTGGTGGAGGGCGGCCGGGATTATATCGGCACTACAATGGAGGTTCTGGTGACGAGCGTGCTGCAGACATCGGCAGGACGGATGATTTTTGCCAAACCGAAGCTTCTGGAAAAAGCACAATAAGTTCAGCCGTGGCTTCCGGCAGCACCCTTTCGGGCTTGGAAATGCCAGCCAAACACGTTATGATGGGAGTATACGTGAAAGAAAGACAGGAGCCGAAAGCATGTCAAACAGTGTTGGCGTCGTTATCGTAGCGGCAGGCAGAGGAACCCGGATGGGAACGGCAGAGAGCAAGCAATATTTGCTGCTGCAGGGCAAGCCGATTATCGTGCATACCCTGGAGGTATTCCAGCGGCATAAGCTGATCTCCGAGATTGTGCTTGTCACCGGGGAAGAGGATGTGCAGCGCTGTAAGCAGTGGGTACAAGCCTTCAAGCTGGATAAGGTGGCTGCGGTCATTCCCGGGGGAACGGAGCGCCAGCACTCGGTACGCCGCGGACTGGATGAACTTAAGACCCATTGGGTCATGGTTCATGACGGGGTAAGGCCGTTCGTACAGGACAGCGAGATAGAAGCTTGCTACGAGCGGGCGCAGTCCGCCGGAGCATCGGTGCTTGCAGTCCCGGTTAAGGATACGATTAAGCAGGTAGACAGTGAAGGCAAGGTGCTGTCAACGCCGGACCGGCGAAGTCTGTGGGCGATTCAGACCCCGCAGACTTTTCGTTTGTCCGATCTGCTGTCCGCCTATGAGGAGGCAGAGCGGGACGGTTTTCTCGGGACTGATGATTCCAGTCTGGCGGAACGCAGCGGGATTACCGTGTCAGTTGTAGAAGGAAGCTATATGAATATTAAGATCACGACGCCGGAGGACCTGGATTTCGCTGAATTCACAGTAAGAAGCAGGGGAGAGGAACACAGATGATTGCTGTAGGACAAGGATTTGATGTACACCAGCTGGTCGAGGGAAGGCCGTGTATTATCGGCGGAGTTACGATTCCTTATGAGAAGGGGCTGCTGGGGCATTCCGATGCGGATGTGCTGCTGCATGCTGTAAGCGACGCTATACTGGGAGCGCTGGGCCTTGGGGATATCGGCAGACATTTTCCCGATACCGATCCGGCCTTCAAGGATGCAGACAGCCTGAAGCTGCTGGAGCAGGTATGGGCACTAGCGCGTGAGCGCGGATACCGGCTGGGGAATATCGATTCAACCATCATAGCGCAAAAACCGAAGATGGCACCTTATATTCCGCAGATGACGGAGATTATTGCCCGCACGCTGGGCGCTGATGTAGCGAAGGTGAATGTGAAAGCAACAACGACTGAGCAGTTGGGCTTCGCAGGGCGCGGAGAGGGAATTGCCGCCCAATCTATTGTCTGTCTGCTGCAAGATGTGATATCATCGTGAGATGGCTTTAGCGCAAGTAAAGGCCTAATTTTAACCAATATGAAGCGGAGGGAAACCCATGGCGGATCAAGTTCGGGTGCGTTACGCACCGAGCCCTACGGGACATTTACATATCGGAAATGCCAGAACAGCCTTGTTTAACTATCTGTTCGCCCGCAATCTGGGCGGCAAATTCATTATCCGGATTGAAGATACGGATCTTAAGCGCAACATTGCAGAAGGTGAAGAGAGCCAGCTGAAGTATTTGAAGTGGCTGGGAATCGATTGGGATGAAAGTGTGGATGTAGGGGGCGAATACGGGCCTTACCGCCAGACTGAGCGTCTGGATCTATACCGTGTATACTGGCAGGATATGCTGGACCGGGGCCTGGCTTACCGCTGCTATTGCACGGAGGAAGAGCTGGAGGCCGAACGCGAGGAGCAGACGGCACGAGGCGAAACCCCGCGTTATTCCGGCAAACACCGTAATCTGACCGAGGAGCAGCGCCTGGCCTTTGAGGCGGAGGGCCGTGTGGCCAGCATCCGTTTCCTGGTTCCGGAAGACCGCACTTATACCTTCAATGATATCGTAAAAGGCAGTATTTCGTTCAATAGCAAAGAAATGGGCGACTTCGTCATCGTGAAGAAGGATGGTATTCCAACCTATAACTTCGCCGTAGCGGTGGACGACCATCTGATGGCTATCTCCCATGTGCTGCGCGGAGAAGATCATATCTCCAATACCCCGCGCCAGCTCATGATATATGAGGCACTGGGCTGGGAAGCTCCGCTCTTTGGCCATATGACGCTGATTGTCGGCGATGACCATAAGAAGCTGAGTAAACGGAATGAATCGATCATTCAGTTTATTGAACAGTACGATCAGCTGGGCTACCTGCCGGAAGCTCTGTTCAACTTCATTACCCTGCTGGGCTGGTCGCCTGAGGGAGAAGAGGAGATCTTCACCAAGGAAGAGCTGATCTCGATCTTTACGGCAGACCGCTTGTCGAAAAGCCCGGCAGTGTTCGATACGAACAAGCTGGCGCATCTGAACAATCACTATATCAAGCATGCCGATCCTGAGCGGATTGCGGCACTAGCCATTCCTCATTTGCAGAAGGCGGGCCGTCTGCCTGAGGTACTCAGTGAGGAGCAGCATAGCTGGGCAGAGAGCTTGGTTGCGCTGTACCAGGAGCAAATGACCGCCGCATCGGATATTGTCGCGCTCTCTGAGCTGTTCTTCCGCAGCCATCTGGAGCTGGAGACCGAAGCGGCAGGGGTGCTTGCCGAAGCCCAGGTTCCTGAAGTGCTGTCTGCGTTTCTGGCCAAGGTGGAGGCTGCCGAAGACTTCAGCGCTCCCCATATGGCTGTTCTGATCAAGGAAGTGCAGAAGGAGACCGGACACAAAGGCAAAGCGCTGTTTATGCCGATTCGTGTCGCTCTTACGGGACAGATGCATGGTCGTGACTTGAATGCAACGATTGCGCTGCTCGGCCGCAGCCGGGTGATCGAACGCCTGAAATCACAAATCAAAGGCGCTTAGGGCAGGGACATACAAGGGGGAGAAGACCCTTGTCAGGTCTGCGTCTTTTCGCTAAGATAGAAGAATATACGAATAGCTGGGATCAGGAAAAGTAGGCGTATAAGGGCAATTACCAGAGAGAATAACCGCTTAAGGGCGAATGCCCTTGAAGGCTGGGAGTTATTCAT
The sequence above is a segment of the Paenibacillus sp. FSL R7-0204 genome. Coding sequences within it:
- the disA gene encoding DNA integrity scanning diadenylate cyclase DisA, translated to MKEYNPSDNMNDLLRMAAPGTPFREGLENVLRAKTGALIVVGYSPEVMAVVDGGFSINCDFSPNYLYELAKMDGAIILSEDLKRILYANTQLIPDSSISSIETGIRHRTAERVAKQTGKLVVSISQRRNIITLYQGSIRYALKEIGSILAKANQAIQTLEKYRAVLTQGLTNLSASEYEGIVTVAEVVGVIQRVEMVLRIKMEIKRYINELGNEGRLISMQMEELVGNTEEEAWLLYRDYAREEQEEKIREIIAGLKRSSDDELMDDNHIARLLGYSSTAISSEEAVTPRGYRLLNKIPRLPNVIIHNLVERFEMLPNLMRASIAELDEVDGIGEVRARNIQDGLKRLQKQVLIDRQM
- the pssA gene encoding CDP-diacylglycerol--serine O-phosphatidyltransferase codes for the protein MIQKSIPSLFTIGNLMLGMFGIMMAFDGKLSMAAIMVIIAMLLDGLDGRMARALKCESEFGKELDSLSDVVSFGVAPALIMYLTSLQELNPALGWTVTAIFPVFGALRLARFNVRPGIPGYFVGLPIPAAGGVLATLALFHKDVSAPFMIVATLLLSYLMVSTVKYPNFKKIGFPKKAVIGAPVVIVIAVAVAVVFPEQIAKLIFGLLALYALYGFRQSLGLFKVRRQRRRRRRAEDKVYHSKNG
- a CDS encoding PIN/TRAM domain-containing protein, whose amino-acid sequence is MWKKSVLILAGCCGAWSGYSLYHAAERGFPVGLGKLENSLPMEGSILFAVLGAIIFLIAGTLCAEWASSKLREMVAYCSRIPMNELAAGAAGLTGGLLLSLLLYPAMSWLGKAGELLQVAATLALGYMGLRIGLEKKEELASLWNTGRWARAAEPEERGTQEHKILDTSVIIDGRIADICKTGFIEGTIVIPEFVLEELQHIADSSDLLKRNRGRRGLDILNKIQKELDVKVLIYEGDFEEISEVDSKLVKLAKVLHGKVVTNDFNLNKVCELQGVSVLNINDLANAVKPVVLPGEEIIVQVIKDGKEHGQGVAYLDDGTMIVVEGGRDYIGTTMEVLVTSVLQTSAGRMIFAKPKLLEKAQ
- the ispD gene encoding 2-C-methyl-D-erythritol 4-phosphate cytidylyltransferase, whose protein sequence is MSNSVGVVIVAAGRGTRMGTAESKQYLLLQGKPIIVHTLEVFQRHKLISEIVLVTGEEDVQRCKQWVQAFKLDKVAAVIPGGTERQHSVRRGLDELKTHWVMVHDGVRPFVQDSEIEACYERAQSAGASVLAVPVKDTIKQVDSEGKVLSTPDRRSLWAIQTPQTFRLSDLLSAYEEAERDGFLGTDDSSLAERSGITVSVVEGSYMNIKITTPEDLDFAEFTVRSRGEEHR
- the ispF gene encoding 2-C-methyl-D-erythritol 2,4-cyclodiphosphate synthase → MIAVGQGFDVHQLVEGRPCIIGGVTIPYEKGLLGHSDADVLLHAVSDAILGALGLGDIGRHFPDTDPAFKDADSLKLLEQVWALARERGYRLGNIDSTIIAQKPKMAPYIPQMTEIIARTLGADVAKVNVKATTTEQLGFAGRGEGIAAQSIVCLLQDVISS
- the gltX gene encoding glutamate--tRNA ligase, yielding MADQVRVRYAPSPTGHLHIGNARTALFNYLFARNLGGKFIIRIEDTDLKRNIAEGEESQLKYLKWLGIDWDESVDVGGEYGPYRQTERLDLYRVYWQDMLDRGLAYRCYCTEEELEAEREEQTARGETPRYSGKHRNLTEEQRLAFEAEGRVASIRFLVPEDRTYTFNDIVKGSISFNSKEMGDFVIVKKDGIPTYNFAVAVDDHLMAISHVLRGEDHISNTPRQLMIYEALGWEAPLFGHMTLIVGDDHKKLSKRNESIIQFIEQYDQLGYLPEALFNFITLLGWSPEGEEEIFTKEELISIFTADRLSKSPAVFDTNKLAHLNNHYIKHADPERIAALAIPHLQKAGRLPEVLSEEQHSWAESLVALYQEQMTAASDIVALSELFFRSHLELETEAAGVLAEAQVPEVLSAFLAKVEAAEDFSAPHMAVLIKEVQKETGHKGKALFMPIRVALTGQMHGRDLNATIALLGRSRVIERLKSQIKGA